The Chryseobacterium indologenes genomic sequence GAAATACAGCTGAATGATAAGCTGGCTCTCCGCCTTACCGGAGGAACGACTTTAATCCGAAGCTTCAGTGAGAGCGACCGGAAGATTTCCAGTATTTTTAAAGACAAGAAAGTAGCAGATCCACGCTTTGCCAGTACATTTTATGTCGCGGTAGCCTTACGCTGGAATTTACCTTAATAAATGAAAAACAGGTCGGAAATGATAAAGTTTCTCATTTCCGACCGTTTTTTACTTGCTGATCAGTTTTTTATATACCACCTGATTCAGCAGTTCTTCTTTTCGGGTACGCGAAATGGGAAGCTCTGTTTTATTGATGAATAAACGGCCCCCGGAGATCATATCGATATGGGTGATATTGATTAGGAACGATTTATGGATTCGGAAAAAATGTTCCGAGGGTAAAGATTCTTCTATAGCTTTCATTGTCTGATGGATCACGAGAGATTTGTCTTTAAAATGAAGCTTTGTATAGTTCTGCATACTTTCAATGTATAAAATATCCACCCACGAAACTTTAATAAACGTATCGGATTGTCTTACATAGAGGAAAGGATCATCTAAAGGCGTATTTTTTTTCAGTTTTTCATTGATAATAAACTGTTGCTGTGCTTTATTGACAGCCTGATAAAAACGGTTAAAAGCAATCGGTTTTAAAAGATAATCTGCCACCTGCAGGCGAAATCCTTCCAGTGCGTATTCGGAATAGGCAGTAGTTAAAATACATAAAGGCGGATTTTCCAGCTGCTCAAGAAACTCAAGACCGGTCAGGTAAGGCATATTGATATCCAGGAAAAGAAGGTCTATTTCAGTTTCCTTTACTTTTGCATCTGCTTCCAGGGCTG encodes the following:
- a CDS encoding response regulator transcription factor codes for the protein MSSNTIPKMKCLIIDDEPLARFHLKELADQIDFLSVEGTCATALEADAKVKETEIDLLFLDINMPYLTGLEFLEQLENPPLCILTTAYSEYALEGFRLQVADYLLKPIAFNRFYQAVNKAQQQFIINEKLKKNTPLDDPFLYVRQSDTFIKVSWVDILYIESMQNYTKLHFKDKSLVIHQTMKAIEESLPSEHFFRIHKSFLINITHIDMISGGRLFINKTELPISRTRKEELLNQVVYKKLISK